A single window of Sporosarcina sp. 6E9 DNA harbors:
- a CDS encoding response regulator transcription factor: MKERILIIEDEESIARVLQLELEFEGYEIDVAYTGPDGLIKYREQHWNLILLDLMLPGLNGLDVLKRIRATEANTPVILLTAKDDVEDKVAGLDLGANDYVTKPFEIEELLARIRTALRFSPTSQSESVEDEYLHEFAGLSIHEQTREVKRNDRLIELTPREYDLLLHLLRHPNQVLSREQLLNAVWGYDYFGDTNVVDVYIRYVRKKIEIEGESTLIQTVRGVGYVLKEQPK, from the coding sequence GTGAAGGAACGCATTCTCATCATTGAAGATGAAGAAAGTATAGCCCGTGTGCTGCAATTAGAACTTGAATTTGAAGGCTATGAAATAGATGTTGCCTATACTGGTCCAGATGGACTAATAAAATACCGCGAACAGCACTGGAATTTAATTTTACTCGATTTAATGCTTCCAGGTCTGAACGGACTCGATGTACTGAAAAGAATTCGAGCAACGGAAGCGAATACTCCGGTTATTTTATTGACGGCCAAAGATGATGTGGAAGATAAAGTGGCTGGGCTTGATCTCGGCGCGAATGATTATGTGACGAAACCATTTGAAATTGAAGAACTGCTAGCTAGAATTCGTACGGCGCTTCGATTTTCACCAACGAGTCAGTCTGAATCCGTAGAAGATGAATATTTACATGAATTCGCCGGTCTTTCAATACATGAACAAACCCGCGAAGTAAAAAGGAACGACCGCCTGATTGAATTAACACCGCGTGAGTATGATCTTCTACTCCATTTACTCCGGCACCCTAACCAAGTGTTATCGCGTGAACAGTTGTTAAATGCTGTTTGGGGATATGACTATTTTGGCGATACGAATGTCGTTGATGTATATATTCGTTACGTCCGGAAGAAAATTGAAATCGAAGGGGAGAGTACCTTAATTCAAACAGTACGTGGCGTCGGATATGTATTGAAGGAGCAACCGAAATGA
- a CDS encoding metal ABC transporter permease, with the protein MDFIHDLMTYGFLQKAFATSIMVGIICGVIGCFIVLRGMALMGDAISHAVLPGVAISYMLGINFFYGAVATGVLTAFGIGAISQNSRIKNDAAIGLVFSAFFALGIILITRAGSATDLTQILFGNVLSVRSSDMWLTLIIGAFVIMVVVLFFKELLVSSFDETMAAAYGLKTRLIHYTIMFLLTLVTVASLQTVGVILVVSMLITPASTAYLLTNRLSVMVVLAAFFGALSSVIGLYFSFLYNLPSGPVIALATTSIFLVAFLFAPKQGIVSKKIRLLGKRKEATVKNGI; encoded by the coding sequence ATGGATTTTATACATGATTTAATGACCTACGGCTTTTTGCAAAAAGCTTTTGCCACGTCAATCATGGTGGGCATCATATGCGGCGTCATCGGTTGCTTCATCGTCTTACGCGGCATGGCCCTAATGGGAGATGCCATTTCGCATGCGGTCCTGCCCGGTGTAGCTATTTCTTATATGCTTGGCATCAACTTTTTCTACGGCGCTGTTGCGACCGGTGTTTTAACAGCATTCGGTATTGGTGCCATCTCGCAAAATAGCCGCATTAAAAACGATGCGGCCATTGGATTGGTATTCTCGGCATTTTTTGCACTGGGGATTATATTGATTACGCGCGCGGGTAGCGCGACCGACTTGACCCAAATTTTATTTGGAAACGTGTTATCGGTTCGGTCTTCAGATATGTGGTTGACCCTGATTATAGGTGCATTTGTTATTATGGTTGTCGTTTTATTCTTTAAAGAATTGCTCGTCTCTAGTTTTGATGAGACTATGGCTGCTGCGTACGGTTTGAAAACGCGCTTGATCCACTATACGATTATGTTTTTGCTTACGTTAGTCACGGTGGCTTCGTTACAGACAGTAGGTGTTATCTTGGTCGTGTCAATGTTGATCACACCTGCCTCTACTGCCTATCTTCTAACGAATAGATTATCGGTCATGGTCGTATTGGCCGCATTTTTCGGAGCTTTATCTTCTGTCATCGGTCTCTACTTTAGTTTCTTGTACAATTTACCATCGGGGCCAGTAATCGCACTTGCCACAACTTCGATATTTTTAGTCGCTTTTTTATTCGCGCCGAAACAAGGTATTGTGTCTAAAAAGATTCGATTGCTAGGAAAACGAAAAGAAGCAACAGTCAAGAATGGAATTTAA
- the fdhA gene encoding formaldehyde dehydrogenase, glutathione-independent: MSGNRAVVDKEVEKSSIDYKKAGNRAVVYKEPGKVAVVDIGFPDLVLRDGPGVNPLNVGRKCEHGVILKVVATNICGSDQHMVRGRTTAPSGLALGHEITGEVIEVGRDVEYMKVGDLVSVPFNIACGRCRNCKEQDTHICENVNPDRPGSAYGYVDMGGWVGGQSEYVMVPYADFQLLKFPDKDQAMDKILDLAMLSDIFPTGFHGAYSAGVTIGSTVYIAGAGPVGLAAAHSAQLLGASCVIVGDMIEERLAQARSFGCETINLSEHDDIGEQIAQILGTPEVDCAVDCVGFEAHGHKGAGEAPASVLNSIMEVTRAGGKLGIPGLYVTGDPGAVDEDAKFGTLKIRMGLGWAKAHHFVTGQTPVMKYHNFLMKSILSGKAQIAKAVNATIINLDEAPNGYQVFDKGAAKKFVIDPHGMIKR; encoded by the coding sequence ATGTCAGGAAATCGTGCTGTTGTTGACAAGGAAGTTGAGAAAAGCTCCATTGATTACAAAAAAGCGGGAAATCGGGCAGTTGTATACAAAGAACCTGGAAAAGTAGCTGTTGTTGATATTGGTTTTCCAGACCTAGTGTTAAGAGATGGACCTGGGGTAAATCCACTGAATGTTGGTCGTAAATGTGAACACGGAGTTATTCTAAAGGTTGTCGCCACAAATATTTGTGGAAGTGACCAGCATATGGTGCGCGGGAGAACAACTGCACCAAGCGGCTTAGCATTAGGGCATGAAATTACTGGCGAAGTCATTGAAGTCGGTCGTGATGTTGAGTATATGAAAGTAGGAGATCTCGTCTCTGTACCTTTCAATATTGCTTGTGGCCGCTGTCGTAATTGTAAAGAACAAGACACACATATTTGCGAAAACGTGAATCCTGATCGTCCAGGATCTGCATACGGATATGTTGATATGGGTGGATGGGTTGGCGGCCAATCAGAATACGTGATGGTTCCTTACGCCGACTTCCAACTGTTAAAATTTCCGGATAAAGATCAAGCGATGGACAAAATTCTTGATTTAGCCATGTTATCAGATATTTTCCCAACAGGATTTCACGGGGCATATAGCGCAGGTGTTACAATTGGATCCACTGTCTATATTGCCGGTGCTGGACCTGTAGGATTAGCGGCAGCACACTCAGCACAACTGCTCGGTGCCTCTTGTGTCATTGTAGGCGATATGATTGAAGAGCGATTAGCACAAGCTAGAAGCTTTGGGTGCGAAACAATCAATCTTTCAGAACATGATGATATTGGCGAACAAATTGCACAGATTCTTGGAACTCCTGAAGTAGACTGCGCAGTTGACTGTGTCGGGTTCGAAGCACATGGCCATAAAGGTGCAGGAGAAGCGCCTGCCTCAGTTCTTAACTCAATTATGGAGGTAACGCGTGCTGGTGGAAAACTTGGAATCCCTGGATTGTATGTAACAGGCGACCCAGGTGCGGTTGATGAGGATGCAAAATTCGGTACATTGAAAATCCGAATGGGATTAGGATGGGCTAAAGCACATCATTTCGTCACTGGACAAACACCTGTCATGAAATACCATAACTTCCTAATGAAATCGATTCTGAGCGGTAAAGCCCAAATTGCAAAAGCAGTTAATGCGACAATTATTAACCTAGATGAAGCACCGAACGGTTATCAAGTTTTCGATAAGGGTGCGGCGAAAAAATTCGTTATTGATCCACACGGAATGATTAAAAGGTAA
- a CDS encoding sigma-54-dependent Fis family transcriptional regulator, whose translation MSRENVVEKKMIQDSWKRCEEYGFKPTDPVDSTVLDHYQITEVLNRNQELTHSAIASLKNLYPTFGKMGHIVSIVDRHGIIIYTVGDENLASEVQMLVGTNWLEDKRGTNAMGVALLEKNPVRVHGSQHFNASAHFLTCAASPIFSPSGEILGAVNISGKKEQYHPYIFTLTQIIAGDIGNRILLSQMNLEHQLTIKEFEHSMNKYITVPFLSLDEENRIIRANNRAKAIIGQNNIGQKLMNRSQFIIDTFTSNCKKSIRSVAIHQTSKKEKRLYTFSDIFGNCPSVIRTKKMAEKAAATDIPILLIGETGTGKELFAQSIHSASMRSHSPFVAVNCGAISESLIESELFGYIGGSFTGANQEGRKGKFEAAQNGTLFLDEIGDMSLRAQVTLLRALQEKEITPVGSTTTKKIDVRIIAATNKDLVKEIEAKRFRADLYYRLKGIQITLPSLRVRTDLIQLVSSLLEEKGYSDFTLSEGAKQKILTHKWPGNIRELMSVLIEATFLSDGKVIGPEEIQIDTSGTSIEITDDMDPLKGAEKSVMEKHIRMAEGNISVAAERLKISRNTLYRKMKEYNIQIS comes from the coding sequence TTGTCGAGGGAGAATGTTGTTGAGAAGAAAATGATTCAGGATTCATGGAAACGTTGTGAAGAATATGGGTTTAAACCGACGGATCCAGTGGATAGCACCGTTTTAGACCATTATCAAATTACTGAAGTTCTTAACAGAAATCAAGAATTGACTCATTCTGCAATCGCAAGTTTAAAGAACTTATATCCAACTTTTGGGAAGATGGGTCATATTGTTTCGATTGTTGACCGTCACGGGATTATTATTTACACAGTAGGGGATGAAAACTTAGCAAGTGAAGTGCAAATGCTAGTTGGAACGAATTGGCTTGAGGATAAAAGAGGAACAAATGCGATGGGTGTTGCATTGCTGGAGAAAAATCCTGTTAGGGTTCATGGAAGCCAGCATTTTAACGCTTCTGCGCATTTTTTAACCTGTGCTGCATCACCCATTTTCTCTCCATCAGGAGAGATTCTTGGAGCGGTTAATATTAGTGGCAAAAAAGAACAGTATCATCCCTATATTTTTACACTGACTCAAATTATTGCAGGTGACATTGGAAATCGAATCTTGCTCAGCCAGATGAATCTAGAACACCAACTCACGATTAAAGAATTTGAACATAGCATGAATAAATATATTACAGTACCATTCCTTTCGTTAGATGAAGAAAATCGTATCATCCGAGCGAATAATCGAGCTAAAGCCATTATCGGACAAAATAATATTGGTCAAAAGTTAATGAATAGAAGTCAATTCATTATTGATACATTTACAAGTAATTGCAAGAAATCGATAAGGTCAGTTGCGATCCATCAAACATCTAAGAAAGAAAAACGTTTATATACATTTTCGGATATTTTTGGGAATTGTCCATCTGTCATACGCACAAAGAAAATGGCTGAAAAAGCGGCCGCTACCGATATACCAATTTTACTTATCGGCGAAACGGGGACAGGTAAAGAGCTATTCGCCCAATCAATACACTCCGCAAGTATGCGAAGTCATTCGCCATTTGTTGCGGTCAATTGTGGGGCAATATCTGAATCCCTGATCGAAAGCGAGTTATTCGGTTATATTGGTGGATCCTTTACAGGTGCAAATCAAGAAGGCAGGAAAGGGAAATTTGAAGCAGCCCAAAATGGCACACTCTTTCTGGATGAAATTGGTGATATGTCTTTGCGGGCTCAAGTGACGTTGCTGAGAGCATTGCAAGAGAAGGAAATTACGCCTGTTGGGAGTACAACTACAAAGAAAATAGATGTGAGAATTATCGCCGCAACGAATAAAGATTTAGTAAAAGAAATTGAAGCAAAACGTTTTCGTGCAGATTTATATTACCGCTTAAAGGGAATACAAATCACACTTCCTTCACTGCGGGTACGAACAGACCTAATCCAACTGGTGAGTAGCTTATTGGAAGAGAAAGGGTATTCGGATTTTACGTTATCAGAGGGAGCGAAGCAAAAGATTTTAACCCATAAGTGGCCCGGTAATATCCGAGAGCTTATGAGTGTTCTCATAGAAGCGACCTTTCTATCCGACGGGAAAGTAATTGGTCCTGAAGAAATCCAAATTGATACTAGTGGTACAAGCATCGAAATTACGGATGATATGGATCCCTTAAAAGGTGCGGAAAAATCCGTAATGGAAAAACATATCCGAATGGCTGAAGGGAATATTAGCGTAGCGGCAGAACGACTAAAAATTAGCCGGAATACGCTTTATCGTAAAATGAAAGAATATAATATACAGATAAGTTGA
- a CDS encoding helix-turn-helix transcriptional regulator codes for MLRNRVRELRARHDFSQTELAKRVGVTRQTIGFIEKGDFSPSIALSLRLAKHLQVDIGELFWLEGEDLDE; via the coding sequence ATGCTTAGAAATCGAGTAAGAGAATTGAGAGCAAGACATGATTTTTCACAAACAGAATTGGCGAAACGAGTAGGCGTTACCAGACAGACAATTGGCTTCATCGAAAAGGGAGACTTTTCTCCTTCGATTGCATTGTCATTACGTCTCGCTAAGCATTTGCAAGTTGATATTGGTGAACTATTTTGGTTAGAGGGGGAGGATCTTGATGAATAA
- a CDS encoding metal ABC transporter ATP-binding protein yields MVDPITVKNISVSYDDNEVVKDVSFSFEPGSLIGVLGPNGAGKSSLLQAMLGLIPRDHGDVRLGTHSIDKMRKKIAYVPQRSNIDWSFPIIVRDTVLLGTYPKVGLLRRPKKADKEWAMECLKQVGMEEFAKRQIGELSGGQQQRVFLARALAQKADYFFLDEPFVGIDVSSEEVIIDILRQLRNSGKIVFVVHHDLSKVRSYFDELVLINKELIDAGPVNKVFQRDNMAKAYQRELMLDGLEVSM; encoded by the coding sequence ATGGTCGATCCGATAACAGTGAAAAATATAAGTGTTTCATATGACGACAACGAGGTAGTAAAAGACGTTTCCTTTTCGTTTGAACCCGGAAGTTTGATTGGCGTGCTTGGTCCAAACGGCGCTGGCAAGTCATCACTACTTCAAGCGATGCTTGGATTAATTCCCCGAGATCACGGGGATGTCCGACTTGGAACGCACTCAATAGATAAAATGCGCAAGAAAATTGCTTATGTTCCTCAACGTTCGAATATCGATTGGAGTTTTCCAATTATCGTTAGAGATACAGTGTTGCTTGGGACATATCCGAAAGTCGGTTTGCTTCGACGACCGAAAAAAGCAGATAAAGAGTGGGCGATGGAATGCTTAAAACAGGTGGGCATGGAAGAATTCGCAAAGCGTCAAATCGGCGAGTTATCGGGTGGCCAACAACAGAGAGTCTTCCTGGCAAGGGCGCTAGCGCAGAAGGCAGATTACTTCTTCCTCGACGAGCCGTTTGTGGGGATTGACGTTTCAAGCGAAGAAGTCATCATCGATATTTTACGACAATTGAGGAATTCCGGAAAGATTGTCTTCGTCGTGCATCATGATTTATCGAAAGTAAGAAGCTATTTTGATGAACTTGTCTTGATAAATAAGGAACTTATAGATGCGGGTCCTGTGAACAAAGTATTTCAACGGGACAATATGGCAAAGGCATACCAACGCGAACTCATGCTAGATGGTTTGGAGGTTTCAATGTAA
- a CDS encoding HAMP domain-containing histidine kinase: MKLKTKIHLFSTLLMLVILSLTNIGIYFVFEKMAYDTEYNQLQLRSNEITKSFSKVNEKIDIGTVVGAYMPPNGAIRVYDATGKEIRKFDTVGTIKKYKPQFEKNANFSIEKFEGIPVLTIRTPVIWTNGEVVELQMIQQLIDVKESLRTLTLILVGVTAIAMIPIIISSIALGRILTHPIVKLIETMSQSRKTGTYEKISIPSNGKDEMGQMAKTFNDLMEKLETNYNQQEQFVSNASHELRTPLTVIESYARLLTRRGFDNRDVAEEAVGAILGESVRMKEMIEQLLQLARNHEQMKYDFAETDIYEQIEKTLQPMRQAYSRDFLLEGVRPAIANTDGKKLRQLLFILLDNARKYSDDLIKTTIEESVEGFIISVIDYGNGIPEDALPNIFNRFYRVEEDRSRKTGGTGLGLAIAKELANGLGARLKVESIYGMGTTIRIFIPKERILTEF, from the coding sequence ATGAAGTTGAAAACAAAGATACATCTATTTTCTACACTTCTCATGCTCGTCATCCTATCTCTTACTAACATAGGGATTTATTTCGTATTTGAAAAAATGGCTTATGACACGGAATATAACCAACTCCAACTTCGATCAAACGAAATTACAAAATCTTTCAGTAAGGTCAATGAGAAAATTGATATAGGGACAGTCGTCGGCGCCTATATGCCACCTAATGGCGCAATCCGAGTTTATGATGCTACGGGTAAAGAGATTAGAAAATTTGATACTGTTGGTACAATAAAAAAGTACAAACCTCAATTTGAAAAAAATGCCAACTTTTCAATTGAAAAATTTGAAGGAATTCCGGTGCTAACAATTCGAACACCTGTCATTTGGACAAATGGTGAAGTTGTTGAACTCCAAATGATTCAACAACTAATCGATGTGAAGGAAAGTTTGCGGACGCTTACCTTAATCCTTGTAGGCGTAACGGCCATCGCCATGATTCCAATCATCATTTCGAGTATTGCACTCGGTAGAATACTTACGCATCCTATTGTAAAGCTTATTGAAACGATGTCGCAAAGTAGAAAAACAGGAACATATGAAAAGATAAGCATCCCTTCAAATGGTAAAGATGAAATGGGACAAATGGCGAAAACATTTAATGATTTGATGGAAAAACTAGAAACAAATTATAACCAGCAAGAACAATTCGTATCCAACGCTTCCCACGAATTACGAACGCCGTTAACCGTCATTGAAAGTTATGCGCGCTTGCTGACGAGACGTGGATTTGATAATCGGGACGTTGCGGAGGAAGCAGTTGGTGCTATTTTAGGCGAATCAGTTCGGATGAAAGAAATGATTGAACAACTCTTACAATTGGCAAGAAATCATGAACAAATGAAGTATGATTTTGCTGAGACGGACATTTATGAACAGATTGAAAAGACCTTGCAGCCGATGCGTCAAGCGTATTCGCGAGACTTTTTATTGGAAGGGGTACGTCCTGCAATCGCCAATACGGACGGGAAAAAACTGCGTCAACTTTTGTTTATCTTACTCGATAATGCAAGGAAATACAGTGATGACTTGATTAAAACAACTATCGAAGAAAGTGTCGAGGGTTTTATAATTTCCGTTATCGATTATGGAAATGGAATTCCTGAAGATGCATTACCGAATATATTTAATCGTTTTTACCGTGTTGAAGAGGACCGCAGTCGGAAAACAGGCGGCACCGGACTTGGACTTGCGATTGCGAAAGAACTTGCAAATGGACTTGGTGCAAGGTTAAAGGTCGAAAGTATTTACGGCATGGGCACGACGATAAGAATTTTTATCCCAAAAGAGCGAATTCTCACCGAGTTTTAA
- a CDS encoding MBL fold metallo-hydrolase, translating into MKVIPIGIWGGYPKANEATSSFLIEHEGFHCLVDCGSGVLASLQNFLPLEKIDAVVISHYHADHIADLGSLQYSRLIQFYLNNPSPPLPIYGHEQDAENYAKLSYKEQTVGIAIFEDKITKIGPFTVSFCRTDHPVYCLAMKFSVDNRSVVLTADTEWRDELVDFAGETDLLISEANLYEEHIGIAPGHMGGSEAGKLAQLADVKRLVLTHLPLHGNNEDILEAATSNFNGTTEIAEVGKVYRV; encoded by the coding sequence ATGAAAGTAATACCAATTGGAATTTGGGGCGGATACCCAAAAGCGAATGAGGCGACATCTTCATTTTTGATTGAACATGAAGGATTTCATTGTCTCGTTGATTGCGGAAGTGGTGTTCTCGCTTCTTTACAAAACTTTTTGCCCTTGGAAAAAATAGATGCTGTTGTGATTAGTCATTACCATGCAGATCATATTGCCGACTTAGGCAGTCTTCAATATAGCCGACTCATTCAATTTTATTTAAATAATCCGTCACCACCCTTGCCGATTTATGGGCATGAACAGGATGCGGAAAACTACGCAAAACTATCTTATAAAGAGCAAACAGTAGGTATTGCAATCTTTGAGGATAAAATCACAAAAATCGGTCCTTTCACAGTATCTTTTTGTCGAACTGATCATCCAGTTTATTGTCTCGCTATGAAGTTTTCAGTGGATAATCGTTCAGTTGTTTTAACAGCTGACACTGAGTGGCGCGATGAGCTCGTCGATTTTGCAGGTGAGACAGATTTATTAATAAGTGAAGCCAATTTATACGAAGAACATATCGGTATTGCACCCGGTCATATGGGTGGAAGTGAAGCGGGCAAGTTAGCGCAGTTGGCGGATGTAAAGCGACTTGTTTTAACTCATTTGCCGTTACACGGAAACAACGAGGATATTCTGGAAGCTGCCACTAGCAATTTCAATGGAACCACTGAAATTGCGGAAGTCGGGAAAGTTTATAGGGTTTAA
- a CDS encoding PepSY domain-containing protein → MKKWMAIPALAGAVVIGGVAMVANADKSDNRTTGVLAVEAAGNDNTSKLTVEEVETKAVETVGGTVTEIDYDSSDDEYEVEVESGSVTYELDINATSGEVIKKEIDDKKVAVVKSDGKTTANNKNFITAKEAIAIALKHSPGTVKEVELDDDDKRAHFEIEIEDGKYEYEFEIDAMTGKILDFEKDRDDD, encoded by the coding sequence ATGAAAAAATGGATGGCAATTCCGGCATTGGCTGGAGCAGTGGTAATCGGCGGCGTGGCAATGGTCGCAAACGCTGATAAAAGTGATAACCGAACAACAGGTGTTTTAGCAGTAGAAGCTGCAGGAAATGATAACACGTCAAAATTAACAGTTGAAGAAGTAGAAACAAAAGCGGTTGAAACAGTTGGTGGAACTGTAACCGAGATTGACTATGATTCTTCAGACGACGAGTATGAAGTTGAAGTCGAAAGTGGATCCGTTACGTATGAATTAGATATTAACGCCACATCTGGTGAAGTCATTAAAAAAGAAATAGACGACAAGAAGGTAGCCGTTGTGAAATCAGATGGAAAAACAACTGCAAATAACAAAAACTTTATTACCGCTAAAGAAGCAATCGCAATTGCGTTAAAACATTCACCGGGAACTGTAAAAGAGGTTGAATTAGATGACGACGACAAACGTGCACACTTCGAAATTGAAATTGAAGACGGTAAATATGAATACGAATTTGAAATCGACGCGATGACAGGTAAAATTCTAGACTTTGAAAAAGACCGCGATGATGATTGA
- a CDS encoding PepSY domain-containing protein — protein sequence MKNLRKPWVLPLIFTIIILVAGGLFIGNLMKNKTPLSSEEIQMHLESIYDGKVETLRLENGVYLAEIMRTDALYSAEIDAVSGKVLVLNQLSKVEEAQPRILSEKEVREEITKKYTGEIERLSLNKNKEQPVYDAEVVKEKALVELQVDALTGEIISEKMKETTTKDVLITREQAIKIALGQLKGEVEYVVFEKTDDGGYYLVEIEQDNEDADDLEAVFHIHAITGEILFVEWDD from the coding sequence ATGAAAAACTTAAGGAAGCCATGGGTACTCCCACTTATCTTTACGATTATCATTTTAGTCGCGGGTGGACTCTTTATAGGGAATTTAATGAAAAACAAAACGCCATTATCCAGTGAAGAAATCCAGATGCATCTAGAATCTATATATGACGGAAAGGTTGAGACATTGAGACTTGAAAATGGTGTTTATCTTGCGGAAATTATGCGTACAGACGCACTTTATTCAGCTGAAATAGATGCTGTAAGCGGCAAAGTTTTGGTGCTTAACCAGTTAAGTAAAGTGGAAGAAGCGCAACCACGAATTCTTTCTGAAAAAGAAGTGCGCGAAGAAATCACAAAAAAGTACACCGGTGAAATCGAACGCCTTTCGTTGAATAAAAACAAAGAACAACCAGTTTATGACGCGGAGGTTGTTAAAGAAAAGGCGCTTGTAGAACTTCAAGTTGATGCGCTCACGGGTGAAATAATATCTGAGAAAATGAAAGAAACGACAACGAAAGATGTACTCATAACAAGAGAACAAGCGATAAAAATTGCACTTGGTCAGTTGAAAGGCGAAGTGGAGTACGTCGTCTTCGAAAAAACAGATGACGGTGGATACTATTTAGTGGAAATCGAACAAGATAATGAGGATGCAGATGATCTCGAAGCTGTATTCCATATCCATGCCATTACAGGAGAAATCTTATTCGTAGAATGGGATGATTAA
- a CDS encoding MIP/aquaporin family protein: MSAFLGELIGTMILVTLGCGVVGGVVLNKTKSQNSGWIVITMGFGLAVAVAIYAVGGISGAHINPAVTVGLAIIGAFPWANVPAYILAQLIGATIGAVIVYFNYLPHWEETESKEEKLVVFSTSPAIRKPISNLISEMIGTFVLVLGILAIGANEFTQGLNPLIIGFLILSIGLSLGGTTGFAINPARDLGPRIAHFFLPIAGKGSSDWGYAWIPIVGPLLGGAFGALFYQQVFSGVNSAAFWIVGAICISAILGAQLMDKEHKVRPNVSKNQPIEERL, from the coding sequence ATGTCAGCATTTTTAGGTGAATTAATTGGAACGATGATTTTAGTGACCTTGGGTTGCGGTGTTGTTGGAGGCGTAGTCCTCAACAAAACAAAATCGCAAAACTCAGGTTGGATTGTTATCACGATGGGTTTTGGGCTCGCTGTAGCTGTTGCCATATATGCAGTTGGTGGGATTAGTGGGGCTCATATTAATCCAGCAGTTACAGTTGGGTTAGCTATCATCGGCGCTTTTCCTTGGGCCAATGTTCCTGCGTATATTTTAGCTCAACTTATAGGCGCTACTATCGGAGCTGTCATTGTTTACTTTAATTATTTACCGCATTGGGAGGAAACTGAAAGTAAAGAGGAGAAATTAGTTGTTTTTTCAACCAGCCCAGCAATTAGAAAACCGATTTCCAATTTAATAAGTGAGATGATTGGTACATTCGTTCTTGTCCTGGGAATATTAGCGATTGGCGCAAATGAATTCACACAGGGGCTAAATCCGCTAATCATTGGATTTCTAATCCTTTCTATTGGGTTATCACTTGGAGGAACAACGGGTTTCGCCATTAATCCTGCGCGTGATTTAGGGCCAAGAATTGCACACTTCTTCTTACCGATAGCTGGAAAAGGTTCATCTGATTGGGGTTACGCTTGGATACCGATTGTAGGTCCATTACTCGGGGGCGCATTTGGTGCTCTATTTTATCAACAAGTGTTTAGCGGGGTAAATTCTGCGGCATTTTGGATTGTGGGTGCAATCTGTATATCGGCAATTCTTGGTGCACAACTTATGGACAAAGAACATAAAGTTCGCCCAAATGTGAGTAAGAATCAACCGATTGAAGAGCGATTGTAA